In Harpia harpyja isolate bHarHar1 chromosome 22, bHarHar1 primary haplotype, whole genome shotgun sequence, a single genomic region encodes these proteins:
- the GPR143 gene encoding G-protein coupled receptor 143, translating to MASPRLETYCCPNRDAATQLVMNFQPEVFCGVCIGSASVSVLLTILQLLPKKGQSPRKMPKASSSSTILLLVSICDILGGLGMIFRSSVWLGFPGFIANISVVNGTNVWPSAFCVGSAMWIQLLYSAGFWWLFCYAVDSYLVVRRSAGLSTIVLYHMMAWGLAVMLCVEGIALLYYPSLSSCENGLEHAIPHYITTYAPLLLVLVVNPILFRRTVAAVASLLKGRQGIYTENERRLGMEIQIRFFKIMLVFIICWSSNIINESLLFYLEMQPDINEIPLKNIRSAALITWIIMGVLNPMQGFLFTLAFYGWTGWRVDLKWRKREIPWESMSSSTVGENAYPSPVNYQSNIHDSKKISTTDSQQTDEAISMLSEGNTSGDDRLTRSSPIYQGW from the exons ATGGCTTCTCCCAGGTTAGAAACCTACTGCTGCCCGAACCGGGATGCAGCTACCCAGCTAGTGATGAATTTCCAGCCTGAAGTCTTCTGTGGAGTTTGCATTGGCAGCGCCTCTGTCAGCGTGCTGCTGACCATCCTGCAGCTCCTGCCGAAGAAGGGACAGAGCCCGCGGAAGATGCCCAAagcctcctcctcttccaccatccttctccttgtctccatTTGTGACATCCTTGGTGGCTTAG gtatgATCTTCAGGTCAAGTGTATGGCTAGGCTTCCCAGGCTTCATAGCTAACATTTCTGTGGTGAACGGGACCAACGTGTGGCCTTCTGCTTTCTGCGTGGGGAGCGCG atgtggaTCCAGCTATTATATAGTGCTGGCTTCTGGTGGTTGTTTTGCTATGCCGTTGATTCTTACTTGGTGGTAAGAAGATCAGCTGGACTGAG TACGATTGTGCTGTACCACATGATGGCGTGGGGCCTCGCGGTGATGCTCTGCGTGGAGGGAATTGCACTGCTTTACTACCCTTCTCTCTCCAG CTGTGAAAATGGCTTGGAGCATGCAATCCCACATTACATCACAACCTATGCCCCACTCCTGCTAGTGCTGGTGGTCAACCCAATCCTGTTTAGGAGGACAGTAGCAGCAG TTGCCTCCTTACTAAAAGGGAGACAAGGGATTTACACAGAGAATGAAAGACGTCTGGGGATGGAGATCCAGATCCGCTTCTTCAAAATTATGCTGGTATTCATTATTTG CTGGTCATCCAATATCATCAATGAGAGCCTTTTGTTCTATCTCGAAATGCAGCCAGATATCAATGAAATACCCCTGAAAAACATCAGAAGTGCTGCACTGATCACATGGATTATAATG GGGGTTCTTAATCCGATGCAAGGCTTCCTCTTCACGTTAGCTTTCTATGGCTGGACGGGATGGAGAGTGGACCTGAAATGGCGAAAAAGAGAAATACCCTGGGAATCAATGTCCTCATCAACTGTGGGTGAAAATGCCTATCCCTCCCCAGTGAACTACCAAAGCAACATCCACGATTCAAAGAAGATATCGACAACTGACAGCCAGCAGACCGATGAGGCTATAAGCATGCTGTCTGAAGGTAACACTAGTGGTGATGACAGGTTAACCAGGAGCTCTCCCATCTACCAGGGCTGGTAG